CAGGACGCGCGTGCAGTTCTCGCACTGGTCGCCGCGTGCCTTGTCGTAGCCGCAGTGCGGGCAGGTGCCGATGATGTAGCGGTCGGGCAGGAAGCGGCCGTCCGCGATCGAGTACACCTGGCGGATCGAACGCTCCTCGATGAAGCCGTTCGCCTTCAGCTCGCGGGCGATCTCCTGGGTGATCTCGTGGTTCTGCGGGGAGGAGCTGCGGCCGAAGTAGTCGAAGGCCAGGTTGAAGCCGTCGTAGATCGCCTTCTGCTGGTGGTGCGCGTCCCTGCAGAACTCGTCCACGGGGACGCCCTGCTCCTTGGCGGCGAGCTCCGCGGGAGTGCCGTGCTCGTCCGTCGCGCAGATGTAGAGGACCTCGTGGCCGCGCTGGCGCAGGTACCGGGAGTAGACGTCAGCCGGGAGCATGGACCCCACCATGTTGCCCAGGTGCTTGATCCCGTTGATGTACGGAAGGGCGCTGGTGATGAGGTGTCGAGCCATCGCGGGCTGCTCCCAAGTCGCTACGTGGGGTGACGATCTCGTGGTCTCGGTCGTCTACGGAACCTTGAAATCGTAGCTGACATGGGTACGCCGCCCGCCTCCCCTTTTGCGGGGTGGGATGCGGGCGGCGTGGGGCGGGGCAGGTGAGCAGTGCCGGTGGGGCCGGAGGGCTTACGGGCGCCAGCTCGCCAGTACGCCCTCGTAGAGCTCCTTGTCCGTGAGCTCGCGGGGGGTTTCGCCGGCGAGGAAGTGGGACGTGTTGGGGGTCTTGAGCTTGCGGAGGTAGTCGAAGGCCTTGTTCTCCGGGTCTCCGAAGGCGACGAAGGAGAAGAAGACGGTGGGGTGGGTCTTGGCCGCGTCGGTGAGGGCCTGCGTGGCCGGGGTCTTCGCGTCCGGGGCGCCGTCGGTCTGGAAGACGACGAGGGCGGGGGTGGTGGAGTCCGCCGCGGTCTTGTCGTGGTGGGCGAGGACGGCTTCCACGGCTGCGTGGTAGCTGGTGCGGCCCATGCGGCCGAGGCCGGCGTGCAGGTCGTCGATCTTGTTCTCGTGGTCGGTGAGGGTGATCTCGCCGGTGCCGTCGAGTTCGGTGGAGAAGAAGACGACCGGGACGGTTGCCTCGGGGTCGAGGTGGGCGGCGAGGGCGAGGGTCTGCTCGGCGAGGGCCTGGGCGGAGCCGTCCTTGTAGTACGGGCGCATGGAGGCGGAGCGGTCGAGGACGAGGTAGACCTTGGCGCGGGTGCCGGTGAGGTTGTGGGAGGCGAGGGTGGTGGTGGCGGCGTTGTAGGCGGTGGTGAGGCCGGGGGCGCGGGTCTTTACGCGGGTGAGGGGGACGGCGGGACCGTCCTCGGCGCTCTTCGGCTCGGTGTCGGGCTTGGGGGTGGCTTTGGTGGGCTTGCGCTTCGGCTCGGCGGCGGGCGCCTCGGCCTCGGCTTCGCCTTCGGCCGTCTTGTTCCCGGCCGCACCGCCCGTGCTGCTTTCGTTGTCGGGTGCGGGTGGCCCCTGTGGGGCCGGGTCGCCGTCGGCGGCCGCGGGCTCGGCGGCGGGCGCCTCGGCCTCGGCTTCGCCTTCGGCGGTCTTGTTCCCGGCCGCACCACCCGTGCTGCTCTCGTCGGCGGCTGCGGGTGGCCCCTGTGGGGCCGGGTCGCCGTCGGCGGCTGCGGGCTCGGCGGCGGGCGCCTCGGCCTCGGGCTCCGTCTCGGCCTTCGTGTCCGCCGGAGCCGTGGTCTCGTCCGCCGGAGTCGGATCGGCGGCCGCCGTCGGCTTGTCCTCCTCGGACGGCTCCTCCACCGGCGCCGGCTTCTCCGCCGTGGCCGTGTCCACCGGCGCCGGATCCTCGGCGACCGCGGGCGCCTCGGTCTCTGCCTCCGCCGCCTTCTCGGCGTCCGCCGGCGTCTCGGTCGCGGTTTCCGCCGGCTCCTCGGCGACCGCGGGCCCCTCGGTCTCTGCCTCCGCGGCGTCCTCAGCGACCGCCGGCCTCTCCGGCTCTGCCTCCGCCGGCTCCTCAGCCACCGCCGGCCTCTCCGGCTCCGCCTCCGCCGCCTCCTCCGCGACCGCGGGCTCCTTCGCCCTCGGCGGCTCGGGGGTCGGTGTGGTCTCCGTCGAGTCGGCCGGGCGGGGGACCGCGACCTTGTCGAAGGCTGCCGATACGAGGTCGTGTTCGTCGTCGCGGGGTTCGGGGACGGTCGCCGTCGGCCCGGGCGTGGGTTCCGGGGAGGGGGACGGGACCTTGGGGGTCGCCGCCGGTGCTGTCGGAGTGGTCTCGGAGATCGTCGGTTCGGCCGGCGTGGTCTGCGCCGCACCCTCCGCCTCGGCGGTTTGTGACTTGCGGGGTCGTCCGAACGCGTTCCGCAACCGAGTGAGAATGCCCATGTGCGCGCAACCCTTCGCGTGAGTTGAAGCCCGTCGATCCCTGGCCAGGACGGACACGTAAGGTTAGCGGCCCTCCTGTGTGATCTTGGGCAGGGTCTGTTGTGCCAGGTCCACCTTGTCAAGACGACATCCGGCCCGCGCAAGTGTCGCCGGGCTGAATCACCACAACCCCCATACGTAACCCGTGGGTTCAACCGTTGTTCACCAGGGCGCCCGGCTCTCGCACACATGCGCCCCTACGGTCACGCTGACACCAAGGGCATCCATGGGGAGAGTAAGAGTGCGCAAGCTGCTGCCGTTGATCGGAACACCGTCCGGTTCGCACCCCGGCGGCCGGTCCGCCATGACCTGTCGTTTCCGGTGTGGTGACGCCTGCTTCCACGAGGTGCCCAACACCAGCTCCAACGAGTACGTCGGTGATGTGATCGCCGGTGCGGTCGGCCGCCGGTCGATGCTGCGGGCCGCGGCCGTGGTGACCGTGGCCGCCGCGGGCGCGGGTGCCGCCGGTGTCGTACAGGCTCCGCGGGCCGCCGCCGTCCCGGCCACCGGCGGCCCGTCCACCGGCGCCCCGTCCGCCGCTGCCGCCTCCGACGCCGCCCGGCGCGCACACAAGGGCGCGCGCGGGCTGCGCTTCGCGCCCGTCGCGCCGAACACCACCGACGCCGTGACCGTGCCGGAGGGGTACCGGCAGAACGTCGTCATCCGCTGGGGCGAGCCCATCCTGCGCGGTGCGCCCGCCTTCGACCCGGAGAAGCAGACCGCGAAGGCACAGGCCGGGCAGTTCGGGTACAACTGCGACTTTCTCGCCCTGCTGCCGCTGCCGGGCGAGCGCGGGCGGCAGCTGCTCGTCGCCAATCACGAGTACACCGACGAGATCCTGATGTTCCGCGGGTACGACGCCGCCAACCCGACCCGAGAGCAGGTCGAGGTCGCCTGGGCCGCGCACGGGCTGTCCGCCGTCGTGGTGGAGGAGGACCGCGGGAGCGGCAAGCTCACCGCCGTCACCCGGCACCAGCTGAACCGGCGGGTCACCGCCACCACCGCCTTCCGGCTCACCGGGCCCGTCGCCGGGTCCGAGCTCGTGAAGACCTCCGCCGACCCGACCGGCACCAAGGTGCTCGGCACCCTCAACAACTGCTCCGGCGGCGTCACCCCGTGGGGCACGACCCTGCACGGCGAGGAGAACTTCAACCAGTACTTCGCCAACAGCGGCCGGGCGACCGACAAGCGCTACGGGATCGGCACCGGGGCGAGCGAGCGGAAGTGGGAGAGGTTCGACAAGCGGTTCGACGTCGCCCGGGAGCCGAACGAGGTGCACCGGTTCGGGTACGTGGTGGAGTTCGATCCGTACGACCCCGCATCCACGCCCCGCAAGCACACCGCTCTCGGGCGCTTCAAGCACGAGGCGGCCACCGTGCGGCTGACGCACGACGGGCGGCCGGTCGTGTACTCCGGTGATGACGAGCGGTTCGACTACTTCTACAAGTTCGTCGGCAGCAAGCGGATGAAGCGCGGCTCCTCCCGTGCCGTGCGTGAGCACAACCTCTCCCTGCTCGACGAGGGCACGCTGTACGTCGCCAAGCTCACCGGTGACTCCCCCGCCCTGGAGATCGACGGCACGGGCAAGCTGCCGAAGGACGGCGAGTTCGACGGGAGCGGCGAGTGGATCCCGCTGGCCACCGCCACCGCCGAGGGTGCCGTCTCGCACGTGGACGGGATGAGCGCCGAGGAGGTGTTCGTC
The Streptomyces tuirus genome window above contains:
- a CDS encoding VWA domain-containing protein, with the translated sequence MGILTRLRNAFGRPRKSQTAEAEGAAQTTPAEPTISETTPTAPAATPKVPSPSPEPTPGPTATVPEPRDDEHDLVSAAFDKVAVPRPADSTETTPTPEPPRAKEPAVAEEAAEAEPERPAVAEEPAEAEPERPAVAEDAAEAETEGPAVAEEPAETATETPADAEKAAEAETEAPAVAEDPAPVDTATAEKPAPVEEPSEEDKPTAAADPTPADETTAPADTKAETEPEAEAPAAEPAAADGDPAPQGPPAAADESSTGGAAGNKTAEGEAEAEAPAAEPAAADGDPAPQGPPAPDNESSTGGAAGNKTAEGEAEAEAPAAEPKRKPTKATPKPDTEPKSAEDGPAVPLTRVKTRAPGLTTAYNAATTTLASHNLTGTRAKVYLVLDRSASMRPYYKDGSAQALAEQTLALAAHLDPEATVPVVFFSTELDGTGEITLTDHENKIDDLHAGLGRMGRTSYHAAVEAVLAHHDKTAADSTTPALVVFQTDGAPDAKTPATQALTDAAKTHPTVFFSFVAFGDPENKAFDYLRKLKTPNTSHFLAGETPRELTDKELYEGVLASWRP
- a CDS encoding PhoX family protein, with the translated sequence MRKLLPLIGTPSGSHPGGRSAMTCRFRCGDACFHEVPNTSSNEYVGDVIAGAVGRRSMLRAAAVVTVAAAGAGAAGVVQAPRAAAVPATGGPSTGAPSAAAASDAARRAHKGARGLRFAPVAPNTTDAVTVPEGYRQNVVIRWGEPILRGAPAFDPEKQTAKAQAGQFGYNCDFLALLPLPGERGRQLLVANHEYTDEILMFRGYDAANPTREQVEVAWAAHGLSAVVVEEDRGSGKLTAVTRHQLNRRVTATTAFRLTGPVAGSELVKTSADPTGTKVLGTLNNCSGGVTPWGTTLHGEENFNQYFANSGRATDKRYGIGTGASERKWERFDKRFDVAREPNEVHRFGYVVEFDPYDPASTPRKHTALGRFKHEAATVRLTHDGRPVVYSGDDERFDYFYKFVGSKRMKRGSSRAVREHNLSLLDEGTLYVAKLTGDSPALEIDGTGKLPKDGEFDGSGEWIPLATATAEGAVSHVDGMSAEEVFVFTRLAGDKVGATKMDRPEDIEPNPVTGKVYVALTNNTNRGVGSNAKANEANPRHANKHGHVLELTERWNRPESTRFAWSLFLVAGDPDDPATYFAGFPKDAVSQISCPDNVAFDPHGNLWISTDGAQLGSHDGLFGVATRGERRGELKQFLTVPKGAETCGPIIQDRRVLVSVQHPGEIDGASVETPASAWPDGPGTYVRPAVVAVWRADGRDIGV